A genomic segment from Sulfuritalea hydrogenivorans sk43H encodes:
- a CDS encoding ribbon-helix-helix domain-containing protein has product MTIYQESQGILDHMFNACTTAQISEFIPEKRGFRLHGHSTTVTLERAFWNVIDAMAQECGLPVPRLIEQVLDSCLVANDKNLSSCLRVICLKYLNIYAGAEPGSESAPGRTEQHGG; this is encoded by the coding sequence ATGACCATCTATCAGGAATCGCAGGGAATTCTCGATCACATGTTCAACGCCTGCACCACGGCGCAGATCAGCGAGTTCATTCCCGAAAAGCGCGGCTTTCGCCTGCACGGTCACAGCACCACCGTCACGCTCGAGCGCGCCTTCTGGAACGTGATCGACGCCATGGCCCAGGAATGCGGCCTGCCCGTGCCGCGCCTGATCGAGCAAGTGCTCGACAGTTGCCTGGTCGCCAACGACAAAAATCTGTCGTCCTGCCTGCGCGTGATCTGCCTCAAGTACCTGAACATCTACGCCGGCGCGGAACCGGGCAGCGAGAGCGCGCCAGGGCGAACCGAGCAGCACGGCGGGTAA
- a CDS encoding YeeE/YedE thiosulfate transporter family protein, producing MTPRPNAQRRRICMEFFRKTLDPIIALAAIAVLDIFMFLLMGAWTVGGGETMMTGLMAQAVLGDELDRIPFWSVVFPPHADYWKIYISLGMLFGAFVGAVASKEFYWRVPRHLSEWVLITIGGLLMGFGIRLAYICNVSTFFGLMPEMNLGGYLAMSGIIAGAWVGSMIYKKMLEGDV from the coding sequence TTGACCCCTAGGCCGAACGCACAAAGGAGGAGGATCTGCATGGAGTTTTTTCGCAAGACTCTGGACCCGATCATTGCACTTGCGGCGATCGCGGTACTCGACATATTCATGTTCCTGCTGATGGGGGCGTGGACCGTCGGTGGTGGCGAGACCATGATGACCGGCCTGATGGCCCAGGCCGTGCTCGGCGACGAACTCGATCGCATCCCCTTCTGGAGCGTGGTGTTTCCGCCCCATGCCGACTACTGGAAGATCTACATCAGCCTCGGCATGCTGTTCGGCGCCTTTGTCGGCGCGGTGGCGAGCAAGGAGTTCTACTGGCGCGTGCCACGCCATTTGTCCGAGTGGGTGCTGATCACCATCGGCGGGCTGCTGATGGGCTTCGGCATCCGCCTGGCTTACATCTGCAACGTGTCGACCTTCTTCGGCCTGATGCCGGAGATGAACCTCGGCGGCTATCTCGCCATGTCCGGCATCATCGCCGGCGCCTGGGTGGGCTCGATGATTTACAAGAAGATGCTGGAGGGGGACGTATGA